The Magnolia sinica isolate HGM2019 chromosome 9, MsV1, whole genome shotgun sequence sequence GTCGAGGAGATAGTGTGCCGTGAGAAAAACATTGTGTGAGCATTGCCATGAAATGGGTGACTTGTTGGATTGGAAGATATGCTGGCAGTAGATTAAATGATCAATAGTAGGAGCTACAGATGTTGTTAGTAGTTAATTGTCTCCATAAAGCATATCCACATAAGCATTTTCAGACAACATCCAGCATGAACCAGCCAAGTAGGCAACTAGCTCACGTTGGAGGATTTTTGGTAGTATCACTATAAGGTGTTATATCATGTGTTTGTGATAGGGTTCCAGAAAGATTCTTTTATTTCCTTGCCAATCACTGCCAATCACTGCACAAAGAATATGATGTCCTGTAAGACAGTAATCCAAATAAAGAACTCAATCTTAACCTTTGGAGACAAGAGCAAGTCTATCCAATTGTGATGATTTATATGTCACTATTACTATCACATTTTGACGTTTGTATGTTTGTTTTGTTGTTCTATGTGATTGATTGCTTCCACTTTCTGTAGAACATGAAGTTCTGACATGTATGTGTTTTCTTTTTTGATCAGGAATCAAGCTGATGTTGATGCCATTATGCTTGAGTTTGATGGAACCCCAAACAAATCAAAACTAGGGGCCAACGCCATTCTTGGAGTATCATTAAGCGTATGTAGGGCCGGTGCAGGAGCGAAGGGAGTACCTCTCTACAAGCACATTCAGGAATTAGCTGGAATGAAGGAGCTTGTGATGCCAGTTCCAGCATTCAATGTGATAAACGGGGGCAGTCATGCGGGCAATAATCTAGCCATGCAAGAGTTTATGATATTGCCAGTTGGTGCTACTTCATTTGCTGAGGCTCTGCGCATGGGTAGTGAAGGTTAGCTCCCTCCCTCCCCCTTAAAGGCTCAAATCTGTTGGCATTATCCACTGCTTCATTCTAAATTGTGCTTGTAGATCTCCGTGCAGATAGACCCAGAATAGCATGATAGTCTTATGTTACTGATGCAGAAAAACTGGAATGACTGTTTTAAATTGTATTTTACGAAACAGTATATCATATCCTAAAGGGTATCATCAAGGCCAAATATGGGCAAGATGCATGGAATGTCGGAGATGAAGGTGGCTTTGCTCCTAATGTTCAGGATAACAGGGAGGGGCTGGTTTTGCTTATTGATGCGATTGAAAAGGCTGGTTATACTGGCAAGGTAGAACAccgacccccccccccctccccccctggctctcttttttctctgcccagaaatgatctcaaaatgggTTTTGCAGATCAAGATTGGGATGGATGTGGCCGCTTCAGAGTTCTTCACTAAAGATGGCAGATACGATCTGGATTTCAAGAAGCAGCCAAACGATGGGGCTCATGTGCACACAGCTCACAGCCTCGGTGAGCTATACAAAGAGTTTGTCAGAGACTTTCCAATTGTGTCCATTGAAGATCCCTTTGATCAAGATGATTGGAGCTCATGGGCATCACTACAGTCCTCAGTTGATATACAACTAGTGGGAGATGATTTGTTGGTAACAAATCCAAAGCGGATTGCAGAGGCAATTCAGAAGAAGTCTTGTAATGGTTTGTTATTAAAGGTAAGGGTTTCGATATCTATCGTGCTCTTGTAAAACTGCTATCTTTGGAAATTTGAGTATCCATAACTGCTTTTCTCCTTTTTAATATATCAAGTTATTTCAGCAATATATCGTTAAAAAATTATTCTGGAAAGCATAGTTATCATTGAactgagtcttgggatttcaaTTCTCACCTTTTCAATTTATTGGTTTGGGCCTTTGAGGGCACCATTAGTATGTGCCTGAATCCTGCAAATCTGCACAGGCCTGTGATTATTCTGAAATGGAATTGTGTTGACAATGCATCACAAACCAATAAAAATATCTGTTAGTATGATCTGGGGTTCATTCAATTATATGTCTCTAATGCAAGCATGATCTTAGACACAATCATTACCTGTATGCGTTCTTCCTACAAAATGCATCTTATGTCCTGGTAAAACCTGAACCACATAGCAATGATCATGGTTCAATTTCCATGTCCCATGATTGCATTCAAATACAATCGCTTTAATGTTGAGTTCATTCCAACTCACTGTAGACATCTCTTGTGCAGGTTAACCAGATTGGAACAGTTACAGAATCCATACAAGCAGCTCTTGACTCAAAAGCTGCAGGATGGGGTGTGATGGTGAGCCACCGCAGTGGCGAGACAGAGGATAATTTTAttgctgatctatccgttggcctAGCAAGTGGACAGGTATCATCTCTAGTACTGATTTTATTCGCAGAGATATGTTGCTGGTTGTTTATCTTTGTTGATATTGTGTAATGTTGAACTGGTCACTGTTTGTGAACTGTCCTACAGATCAAAACAGGAGCTCCTTGCCGTAGTGAGCGGCTGGCCAAGTACAATCAGGTAATAATGAGCCACTTGTTTCTGTAAATGTCTGTTGTCTGATTGGTAAAATTCAAAACTATTCTTCTTTATAATACTGGATTTATTTCCAGCACAAAACCATCTCCTCTTGGACAGCTGGATTTTCCAAAATATGACAAATTGGTATTTAAATTAGTATAGCTGGTACTGCCAGATGGTTCTTAGACCGAGCTATCATGGGGTCTATTTTTACCTATCTTAGCTACTTTTACAGCATGACCTGGACTCTGTTGCAAAAGCGTTTTACTTTCCTACATGGCAAGGTTCCTTTGATTCTTCAGTCCTTTGTATCATCTTTACATTCATTACAGTTACCGGGATGTTTATAATATTCAAAACTACTTTCATTGTTTCTAAGAAATCTAGTCTGTGTTTTTCTCACTCCAAAGAAATTATATCTCCATTTCTACAATATATCCCCATAATTGGCCTTTCCTTGAAATGTTGTGTATCTTGCAGATTGTTAGATGCAATTTCCTTGCCCATTAACATAATCCCataattcttattttttttttccctcaattTGGTTACAGCTTTTGCGTATCGAAGAGGAGCTTGGGAATGTCCGCTATGCTGGTGAAGCTTTCAGATCCCCGTAGAAAGATTTGAGCAAATTTAATGTTGTTAATGGAAATAAGATTGGATCAAATGTATGTTTAGCAAGAAAGTTAGAATATTTTTGTAGTAGTCAGCTTAGATGCAATTACAAGGGGCATCTGTTGATTTGAGAGTGTCAGCCGTTAGGTTCTGTATTTGCGGAATAATCGATTCTATCGAAAATAGGAAATCTTGTTCATGTATCTCTGCTTAAATGTATCCAAATCCATTCTTGGGCCAAGATGCAATTCTGCCTATTTAACTCTCAATCTTTCCCTGAATTTAATTTGATGGATAAGCAA is a genomic window containing:
- the LOC131255587 gene encoding enolase 1, chloroplastic-like: MALTPPSLSSSSSSLLQKPFLSSKIPSLSSATSSALPSLKSRHLTVRCSTAVAPSATTTAVKAHAVKSVKARQIIDSRGNPTVEVDLVTDDLYRSAVPSGASTGIYEALELRDGDKSVYGGKGVLNAVKNINELLAPRLIGVDVRNQADVDAIMLEFDGTPNKSKLGANAILGVSLSVCRAGAGAKGVPLYKHIQELAGMKELVMPVPAFNVINGGSHAGNNLAMQEFMILPVGATSFAEALRMGSEVYHILKGIIKAKYGQDAWNVGDEGGFAPNVQDNREGLVLLIDAIEKAGYTGKIKIGMDVAASEFFTKDGRYDLDFKKQPNDGAHVHTAHSLGELYKEFVRDFPIVSIEDPFDQDDWSSWASLQSSVDIQLVGDDLLVTNPKRIAEAIQKKSCNGLLLKVNQIGTVTESIQAALDSKAAGWGVMVSHRSGETEDNFIADLSVGLASGQIKTGAPCRSERLAKYNQLLRIEEELGNVRYAGEAFRSP